One Mycolicibacterium doricum genomic window, CCGTGATCCTCGCCCTGCACCGGTATCTGGGCCGCACGCCGTCGCGGCTGCTCTCGCTGTCCCTCGCCGATGCCGTCGGTGATCTGAAGACCCAGAACCAGCCCGGAACCAGCGACGAGTACCCCAACTGGCGGGTGCCGCTGCGTGGTGCGGACGGGCGGCAACGCCTGGTCGAGGACGTGTTCACCGACCCGCGCGCGGCGGCGCTCGGCGCCGTGATGAGGTCGTTGGTGCACCCGCCGAAGTAACGCCGGAGCCGTTTTCTCCGGTTTCACATTCGTCACTGCTGCGATATGTTCGCACCGCACCACAACCGACGGAGGCCATGTTGAAGAAGCTCGTGACGATCGGCGCCGGAATGCTGGCTGCCGGAGCCGCGGCCGTGATCGGCACGGGTGTCGCCGCATCGCAGCCGGGCGCCAGCTACAACGTCGTCGGAGAGCCCTACAACAAGGCGCTGCAGATCCTGCGCGCCCAGGGCGTTAAAGCAACGTTCGGCGGCTCGTTCGGCAGCGTGCTGCCGCAGGCGAGTTGCCTGGTCGACACCCAGAAGGTCACGTCCGCCGGCAAGATGCTGCTGATGCTCGACTGCAGCCAAGCCGCCGCCGACCGCCTCAAGGCGTCGCAGCCCGCAGGTGGGCCCCGGGTCGGGGCCAACGGCATCACGACCGTGACGCCCACCCCGATAGTGCCGATCCAGGGCGCGCCGGGCGCAGGCACTCCGCCGCCGCTCGGCTGAGGCTCAGCGACCCATCGGCTTGGCGATCAGCCGGTTCATCCGGGCCTTGACGCCGTCGGGCAGCACCATGTTGGCCGCGCCAAGCGCCTTCGACATCAGCGATGCCGCGACCACCTTGCGGTCGCCGCGCATCATCGCGTCGTAGCCCTGTTTGGCCACGTCGGAAGGATCGTCCTTGGGCAGCGGTCCGCCAACCGGGGTGTTGCGCATCTTGGCGCGGGTGAAGAACCCGGTGTCGACCGGCCCGGGCATCAGCGCGGTGACCGTCACCCCACTGTCGCGCAGTTCGTCGTGCAGCGCCTCGGCGAAGTTCTGCACGAACGACTTCGACGCGTTGTAGACGCTCTGGTAGGACCCGGGCATCGCGGCGACCGTCGACGAGGTGAAGAGCACCCGGCCACTGCCGCGCTCGACCATATCGCCCAACACGAGCCTCGCCAGGTGCACCGTGGAGCGCACGTTGAGGTCGACGATCGCGAGGTCTTCGTCGAGGTTGCCGTCGACGAACCGGCCGGCCCGGCCGATACCGGCGTTGATCGCCGCCGCGTCCAGTCGCCGTCCGTTCGCCGTGGCCTTCTCGTACAGCGAGGCGACGCCCTCCTCGCTGCGCAGGTCCACTTCAACCGGAGTCACCTGCCCACCGATGCTGGAAAGTTCCTGCCCTGCAACGTGGATCTGAGCTTCGTCGGCCGCGACCACTACCTCGTACCCGTCCTGGGCGAACAGTTTGGCCAGCTCCAACCCGATACCCGTGGACGCGCCGGTAACCAACGCCAGCTTTGTTGCTTCAGCCATGGGGCGGGGCTACCCGCCGCGGACGGCGCGAAACGGGTCAGCCCTCCACCATGGTCTTGAGTCATGGTCTTGAGTCATGGTCTTGAGTCATGGTCTTGAGTCATGGTCTTGAGTCGTTGAGGGTCTCCGACATGGCCACCTGAGGGGCGCGGCCCGGTCGGCGATCAGGCCGAGCACCCCGCCGGGCGCCTCGTAGGACAGCCGGAACGGCACCTTGGGCGACCTCGCCGCTACCCGTGTTCTGCGCCGAGAGCAGCTGTCAACTGATCGAGCACCGGACGCTGACCCGCGATCAGCTTCTTCCGGGCGTCCTGCACCGGAAACCATGCGACCCGGTCGATTTCGGGAAACTCCCGGAGCCTTCCGGAGTTCTTCGGCCACTCGAGGGTGAAGGTGTTGCTCACCGCCGTCTCCGGGTCCAGGTCGCCACGGACGGCGAACACCGTGACGACTTTTCCCCCGGCCTGCTTCACCGGCCCCAGCCGCAGCAGGTCGCCCGGCGGGACCGGTGACCCGAGTTCCTGGGTGAACTCCCGTCGCGCGGCCGCCCACGGATCTTCCTCATGGCTGTACTCGCCCTTGGGAATCGACCACGCCCCGTCGTCGCGGCGTGCCCAGAACGGCCCACCCGGATGGCCGAGCAGGACCTCCAGCACGCCGTCGACAACCCGGTACAGCAGCAGACCGGCGCTGAGTTTCGGCACCGCGCTACGCCAGGGGTCGATCAGTAGGAGCGGTCACCTTCGCTGTCGTCGACGAAGTCCCAGCGGTCCTCCTCGACCTTGACTTCCATCCGATAGCCAAGTTCATTGCCGGGAACCTGCTCGACGAACCAGGCGTGCGCCTCGTCCGCGCTCTCGGTGTCCGTGGTGGAGACGACCTCACCCTTCGGGTCCAACACACGATAGGTAGCCATGGCCCTACTGTGCCCGCTCCGAGAAGTTTGAATCAGTCGCCTTTCGGCACGGGTATGCCCTCGCTGGCAGAGAAGCGGGCGTCCTCGGCGGACGAGAGCCCGATCGACACCACCGACCGGGCGAAAAACACATCGGTCAGGTAGGCCAGCGACACTGCCCAGCGGTTGACGAAACGCGGGATGGCGTACAGGTGGTAGGCCCGCGTGACGGCTTTCGCCGGGAACCCGGACAGCTGCACACCGAGCGGATTCGCGACCGCGTACCGCGGTCCCAGATCGACCACGAGTCCCATGTTGCGATGCTTGTACAGTTTCTTCCTACCGTGGCCCAGACTCGCGGCAACATTGCGCGCCAACACCTTTCCCTGGCGCGTGGCGTGCTGCGCCGTGGGCGGTGTGATCGCGCCCGACTGGGTGAGGTCGGGTACGGCGGCGGCGTCCCCGGCCGCGAACACATCGGGGTGGCCGGGAACCTGCAGATCCGCGTCGACCTTCAACCGTCCCTTCTCGGTCGGCAGTCCCAGCTTCTCGATCAGGGGTGCGCCGGTGACGCCGGTGACCCATGCGACGGTGCGGGTGTCGATCCGGGTGTCGTCGGTGAGCAGGACGTGGTCGTCGTGCACCTCTTTGAGCGTCACCCCCAGCCGCACGTCGATGCCCCGCCCGCGCAGCACCCGCTGGGCCGCGGCGCCGAGCTTCTCTCCGACCTCGGGCATCACCTGCTCGGCGAGGTCCAGCAGCACGAACCGCACACTGTCGGCGTCGAAGCCCGTCTGCTGGGCCGCCGCGTCGGCCAGTGCCCGCAGTTGCACGGCCAGTTCGGTCCCGGAGTACGACGCCCCCACCACGACGATCGTGCGTCGCGCTGCGGCCACTTCAGGGTCGTCGTCGATGTTCGCCAGCTCCAGCTGTTCGAGGACGTGGTCACGCAGATACAACGCCTCCGCGGTCGATTTGAGCCCGCGGGCGTGTTCGGCCAAGCCCGGCACGTCGAACAGCCGCGTCACCGACCCCGGTGTCAGGACCAGGCGGTCCCACGGCATGCTGCGGACCCGCTCCTCGGGGTCGGTGAACGTGAGGGTGTGCTCGTCGAAGTCCACTCCGTCCACTCGCCCGCGCACGATGCGTACGCCGCGCAGGCTGTTCGCGAGCGGGATCGTGACGAACCGGGCATCCACCAGACCGCCGGCGACATCGGGCAGTAGCGGCGTGTAGAGCATGTAGTCGACGGGCGAGATGATCGTGATCTCGACCGGCTCCGAGCCGGGTGCTTCGCTCGTGCCCAGCTTGCAGGCCAGGTGCCGGGCACACTCGAAACCGGTGAACCCGCTGCCGACGATGACGACGGAGGTCATCGATCAGGTGTGCGCGGGAGTGTTGGAGAACTGATCGGTGATCGCCTGACAGAAGGCGGGCAGGTCTTTCGGTGACCGGCTGGTGATCAGGTTCCCGTCGATGCAGACCTCCTGATCGACCACGGTGGCGCCGGCGTTGCGCAGATCGGTGCGGATACTCGGATACGACGTGAGCGTGCGGTCGCGCACGACGTCGGCCTCCACGAGGGTCCACGGGCCGTGACAAATCGCCGCGACCGGTTTGCCCGACCGCACGAAGTCCCGCACAAACGCCACGGCCGACTCGTCGAGGCGCAACTTGTCGGGGTTGACCGTGCCACCGGGCAGGACGAGCGCGTCGAACTCGTCGACCGTCGCCTCGCCGACCGGGCGGTCGACGGCGAACGACCCGGCGGGTTCCAGATCGTGGTTACGTGCCTCGATCTCTCCGGGGTTGACCGAGAGCAGTTCGACCTGTCCACCGGCGGTCTCCACGGCGGCGCGTGGCTGTTCGAGTTCGACCTTCTCCACGCCGTCCGCGGCGAGGATGGCGATCTTGCGGCCCTGTAGTTCGTTCGACATGTGCGGTCCTTTCTCCGAGGCACTCCCGGCGTACCCGCGTAACCGGGATCGAACACCTCCGTAGCGATCCCGGTGATCCGCGCCGCACTGCGCAGTGTGCCCGCCGGTGCAGTGTGCCCGCCGGTGCAGTGTGCCCGCCGGTGAGGTCGACGCCGTCCGCTCACCCGCCGCAGTGAGTCCACCCGGCGATCGGCTGGTTATCCCGCTTCAGGAATCCACTCACGCTAGGAGATCGAGTGGTGCGCGGCCGGCTGCACTCGTTTTGAACGTCGTGCTGCGTGCAACACTAGGACCGTCATCCAACAGGCGAGAGTAAGGAATGCGGTCGATGACAAACCCGACGACAAACCCGACGACAGAGCGCCGTCCCAGCCAGCTGGCTGCAGCCGGCGGGACCGTCGCCGCGGGCGCCTTGCTGCTGACAACGGCACTGCTGACGCTCTTCCAAGGCATCTCGGCGGTCGCCAACGACGATTTGCTGCTCGTCATCGGACCCAGCTACGTCTACGAGTTCACCACTTCGACATGGGGATGGATCCACATCGTCATCGCGGCCCTGATGGGGCTCGTCGCGGTCGGGCTGTTCCTCGGCGCGATGTGGGCCAGGATCGCCGCCATCGTGATGGCGTCCATATCGATCATCGCGATGTTCCTGTGGTTGCCCTACTACCCGGTGTGGTCGATCGTGGTGATTGCCGTCGACATCGTAGTGATTTGGGCGGTGGCGACCTGGGACAGGGAGCGCATCTGAGCCGAAGTTGAGCGCGTGCCGAGCCGTGGCCAGCGCGAAGGCTGCTCTGACGGTCTCGGCACGCACGCCGCTTGTTGCCCACGCCGCTCGGCATACGCCCACGGGTGCCGCCAGATGACGCAGAGAGCTGGACTGTTCGGCGGCGACACCCGTCTGGACCAGTTCGCGCTCCAGAAGTACGACGGGTCAGATACCGGCCCAGGATTCCTCGATCATCTCGGCGACGTTGATCACCTGAGCCTGTTTGCTCTCCGGGCTGTCGATCTCGCCCGCGACGTGGGCGGCGATGAAGCGTTTGATCTCACCGTCGATGCCGCCGATGATGCGGACCACCTCGGCGCGCAACGATTTCGCCGTCACGTGGATCGAGATATCGGACGGCCGTGGCTTCTTGACGTCGAGGATGAGCAGCAGAGGATGTGCCGCCAGGGCCGACGCCCGTAGCGAGATCTCCCCGTAGACGCGGAATTTCGGCTTGTCGATGCGCAGATCGACGACCATGTCGATCTCGAGCGGGATCCGGATCGCGAACGTGATCATCTCGCCGACATGGCGCGTCACCCGCGGCTGCTGGATCTTGACCCGGGCGCTGACCCTGGCGATACCGCCAGGCCCCTGACCCATCGGACCCATCTCGAACGCGTCACCGGCGATCTCGCCGATCGCCGCGCCGACCCGCTGCTCGGTGACAGCGACTTCGAAGAATTTGCGCCCGAAGTCCTCGTAGGTCATGTGGTGGCGGTCAGACATGGTCGTCATACCGTCTCACGTCCGGGTGCTGCGGAGTGCTAACCGGGCCGTCCGGCCGTGTTCAGTTCCCTCGCTGTTGCGCTCTGGCCTCCGCGCCG contains:
- a CDS encoding SDR family NAD(P)-dependent oxidoreductase; this encodes MAEATKLALVTGASTGIGLELAKLFAQDGYEVVVAADEAQIHVAGQELSSIGGQVTPVEVDLRSEEGVASLYEKATANGRRLDAAAINAGIGRAGRFVDGNLDEDLAIVDLNVRSTVHLARLVLGDMVERGSGRVLFTSSTVAAMPGSYQSVYNASKSFVQNFAEALHDELRDSGVTVTALMPGPVDTGFFTRAKMRNTPVGGPLPKDDPSDVAKQGYDAMMRGDRKVVAASLMSKALGAANMVLPDGVKARMNRLIAKPMGR
- a CDS encoding type 1 glutamine amidotransferase domain-containing protein yields the protein MSNELQGRKIAILAADGVEKVELEQPRAAVETAGGQVELLSVNPGEIEARNHDLEPAGSFAVDRPVGEATVDEFDALVLPGGTVNPDKLRLDESAVAFVRDFVRSGKPVAAICHGPWTLVEADVVRDRTLTSYPSIRTDLRNAGATVVDQEVCIDGNLITSRSPKDLPAFCQAITDQFSNTPAHT
- a CDS encoding DUF7144 family membrane protein: MTNPTTNPTTERRPSQLAAAGGTVAAGALLLTTALLTLFQGISAVANDDLLLVIGPSYVYEFTTSTWGWIHIVIAALMGLVAVGLFLGAMWARIAAIVMASISIIAMFLWLPYYPVWSIVVIAVDIVVIWAVATWDRERI
- a CDS encoding NAD(P)/FAD-dependent oxidoreductase, producing the protein MTSVVIVGSGFTGFECARHLACKLGTSEAPGSEPVEITIISPVDYMLYTPLLPDVAGGLVDARFVTIPLANSLRGVRIVRGRVDGVDFDEHTLTFTDPEERVRSMPWDRLVLTPGSVTRLFDVPGLAEHARGLKSTAEALYLRDHVLEQLELANIDDDPEVAAARRTIVVVGASYSGTELAVQLRALADAAAQQTGFDADSVRFVLLDLAEQVMPEVGEKLGAAAQRVLRGRGIDVRLGVTLKEVHDDHVLLTDDTRIDTRTVAWVTGVTGAPLIEKLGLPTEKGRLKVDADLQVPGHPDVFAAGDAAAVPDLTQSGAITPPTAQHATRQGKVLARNVAASLGHGRKKLYKHRNMGLVVDLGPRYAVANPLGVQLSGFPAKAVTRAYHLYAIPRFVNRWAVSLAYLTDVFFARSVVSIGLSSAEDARFSASEGIPVPKGD
- a CDS encoding NUDIX domain-containing protein yields the protein MPKLSAGLLLYRVVDGVLEVLLGHPGGPFWARRDDGAWSIPKGEYSHEEDPWAAARREFTQELGSPVPPGDLLRLGPVKQAGGKVVTVFAVRGDLDPETAVSNTFTLEWPKNSGRLREFPEIDRVAWFPVQDARKKLIAGQRPVLDQLTAALGAEHG